One segment of Eschrichtius robustus isolate mEscRob2 chromosome 3, mEscRob2.pri, whole genome shotgun sequence DNA contains the following:
- the LOC137762491 gene encoding ciliary microtubule-associated protein 3-like, with the protein MFFNKAETLVNYSFGTCQQRKLFPHFHPPNLLGNKFLPLRGVPHRGPGCYIAEDRYGLAYNLSKIPTSIKGYAFGARTAVRFKPISKDMTPYPGMYQTVGPQEQTHKQNFAPFNSLLPRFRTYSKDTCYPGPGTYNPEIKAPKKIIWPMKFGSPDWAQVPCLQKRTLKAELSTDKDFRKHRNRVAYLSLYYN; encoded by the exons ATGTTCTTCAACAAAGCAG AGACGCTGGTTAACTACTCTTTTGGAACATGTCAACAGAGGAAGCTCTTTCCTCACTTCCACCCCCCAAACTTGTTGGGGAACAAGTTTCTCCCTCTTAGGGGAGTGCCCCACAGAGGGCCTGGATGTTACATAGCAGAAGAT AGGTATGGCTTGGCATACAACCTCTCTAAGATCCCGACCAGTATAAAAGGATATGCTTTTGGAGCCAGAACAGCTGTGAGGTTTAAGCCAATCAGCAAG GATATGACACCTTACCCAGGCATGTACCAGACAGTCGGTCCTCAGgagcaaacacacaaacaaaattttGCTCCATTTAATTCCTTGTTGCCTCGATTTAGGACATACTCTAAGGACACTTGTTATCCTGG cccTGGCACATATAACCCAGAGATAAAGGCACCCAAAAAAATCATCTGGCCAATGAAATTTGGATCTCCAGACTGGGCCCAGGTTCCATGTCTACAGAAAAGAACCCTGAAAGCTGAG CTATCCACAGACAAAGACTTTAGAAAGCATCGGAACCGTGTGGCCTACCTAAGCCTGTATTACAACTGA